A genomic segment from Bacteroidota bacterium encodes:
- the topA gene encoding type I DNA topoisomerase: protein MSKNLVIVESPAKAKTIEKFLGSEFTVKSCYGHIRDLAKGDEAIDIKNNFTPHYEVSDDKKIVVAELKKLSKIAETVWLASDEDREGEAISWHLSEVLGLDSKKTKRIVFHEITKPAILRAVENPRTIDKNLVDAQQARRVLDRLVGFELSPVLWKKVRPSLSAGRVQSVAVKLIVEREREINNFNQSSAFKVTAKFNVGGKQMDAELPKRFETEAEAQAFLEKCKNASFTIKNLEVKPAEKSPAAPFTTSTLQQEASRKLGFGVTATMSVAQKLYEHGHITYMRTDSVNLSELAIANAKENIIASYGDKYSNSRRYTTKSDSAQEAHEAIRPTYFEKAEIDGTVQEKRLYDLIWKRAIASQMSKAQIERTIATVTISTMPDTFTATGEVLKFDGFLKVYLESTDDESDDENSKMLPPLKVGETLNLINIDATERFSRPAPRYTEASLVKKLEELGIGRPSTYAPTIGTVQKRGYVIKEDREGKERNFTVLFFENNNITRSVKSEKYGSEKSKLFPSDIGMVVTDFLAKHFENIMDYGFTASVEEEFDKIARGQLVWNNMISKFYTPFHQEVTNTSANAERQNAERLLGNDPETNKPVLVKVGKYGPYAQIGENSDDANAEKPRFASLRSNQLIETISLEDALELFKLPRVVGQFEDKDMKAAIGRFGPYIVHNSVFTTIPKTDDVFSITAERAIELILEKREKDANKLIKVFEEDTNLKLLNGRWGPYLAYGKDNYKLPKGSDVNTLTYEDLIKLVKVPSAETKAAANKKAAKKIAVKKVAKTAKKAVKKAAKKVAKKA from the coding sequence ATGAGTAAAAACCTTGTAATTGTTGAGTCCCCTGCGAAAGCTAAAACCATCGAAAAATTTTTAGGTAGTGAGTTTACTGTTAAAAGTTGTTATGGCCACATCAGAGACCTTGCAAAAGGTGATGAAGCCATTGATATAAAAAATAATTTTACACCCCATTACGAAGTAAGTGACGATAAAAAAATAGTTGTAGCTGAGTTAAAGAAATTATCGAAAATAGCAGAAACTGTTTGGCTGGCATCCGATGAGGACCGTGAAGGAGAAGCCATTAGCTGGCATTTAAGCGAAGTATTGGGATTAGATTCAAAAAAAACAAAACGTATTGTTTTTCACGAAATTACCAAGCCCGCTATTTTACGTGCCGTTGAAAATCCACGTACTATTGATAAAAACCTGGTTGATGCCCAACAGGCACGCAGGGTTTTAGACAGGTTAGTAGGTTTTGAATTAAGCCCAGTATTATGGAAAAAAGTACGCCCTAGTTTATCAGCAGGCAGAGTACAATCAGTAGCTGTTAAATTAATAGTAGAGCGCGAAAGAGAAATAAACAACTTTAACCAAAGCTCTGCATTTAAAGTTACCGCTAAGTTTAACGTAGGCGGTAAACAAATGGATGCTGAGTTACCTAAACGTTTTGAAACAGAAGCTGAAGCACAGGCCTTTTTAGAAAAATGTAAAAATGCTAGTTTTACTATTAAAAATTTAGAAGTAAAACCGGCTGAAAAATCACCGGCTGCTCCATTTACCACTTCAACCTTACAACAGGAAGCGAGCAGGAAATTAGGATTTGGTGTAACAGCTACTATGAGCGTTGCCCAAAAACTATACGAACACGGACACATTACTTATATGCGTACCGACTCGGTTAACTTAAGTGAGTTAGCCATTGCCAATGCCAAAGAAAATATTATTGCCAGCTATGGCGATAAATACTCCAACTCAAGAAGATATACCACCAAAAGCGATAGTGCACAAGAAGCGCATGAGGCCATCAGACCCACCTATTTCGAAAAAGCAGAAATAGATGGAACCGTACAGGAAAAACGCTTGTATGATTTGATTTGGAAACGTGCCATTGCCTCGCAAATGAGCAAAGCGCAAATTGAAAGAACCATTGCTACCGTTACCATTTCAACCATGCCCGATACTTTTACAGCTACTGGTGAGGTATTAAAGTTTGATGGTTTTTTAAAGGTATACTTAGAAAGTACCGATGACGAAAGCGATGATGAAAACAGCAAAATGCTACCACCTTTAAAAGTAGGTGAAACATTAAACTTAATCAATATAGATGCTACCGAACGTTTTAGCAGACCAGCTCCACGCTATACGGAAGCAAGTTTGGTAAAAAAACTGGAAGAATTAGGTATAGGTAGACCAAGTACCTACGCACCAACTATTGGTACCGTACAAAAACGAGGTTACGTAATAAAAGAAGATAGAGAAGGAAAAGAAAGAAACTTCACCGTTTTATTTTTTGAAAACAATAACATTACACGCAGTGTAAAATCAGAGAAATATGGCAGCGAAAAATCAAAACTATTTCCTAGCGATATAGGAATGGTTGTTACCGATTTTTTAGCCAAACACTTTGAAAACATTATGGACTATGGCTTTACTGCCAGTGTGGAAGAAGAGTTTGATAAAATTGCCAGAGGTCAATTGGTATGGAATAATATGATTTCAAAATTCTATACACCTTTTCACCAGGAAGTAACCAATACAAGTGCCAATGCAGAGCGTCAAAATGCGGAGCGCTTATTAGGAAACGATCCGGAAACCAATAAACCCGTATTGGTTAAAGTGGGTAAATATGGTCCTTATGCGCAAATAGGCGAAAACAGCGATGATGCCAATGCAGAAAAACCACGTTTTGCCAGCTTGCGCAGCAACCAGTTAATTGAGACCATTAGTTTAGAAGATGCATTAGAGTTATTTAAACTACCTAGAGTAGTTGGTCAGTTTGAAGATAAAGATATGAAAGCCGCCATCGGACGCTTTGGGCCATATATAGTACATAACAGTGTGTTTACTACTATTCCAAAAACCGATGATGTTTTTAGTATAACAGCAGAAAGAGCTATTGAGTTAATACTGGAAAAAAGAGAAAAAGATGCCAATAAGCTTATTAAAGTATTTGAAGAAGACACCAACCTTAAACTATTAAATGGCCGTTGGGGACCTTACTTAGCTTATGGTAAAGACAACTATAAACTACCTAAAGGTTCCGATGTAAATACACTTACTTACGAAGATTTAATAAAACTGGTAAAAGTACCAAGTGCAGAAACAAAAGCTGCTGCCAATAAAAAAGCAGCGAAGAAAATTGCCGTAAAAAAGGTAGCCAAAACAGCAAAGAAAGCAGTGAAAAAAGCCGCCAAGAAAGTGGCTAAAAAAGCTTAA
- a CDS encoding HAD family hydrolase, with amino-acid sequence MVLNKAAFFDRDGVLNFEVGDYIQRFEDFKLLPYLFSNLKKLHDNGYLLFVITNQGGIAKKLYNRTELEKMHLFLQEQAKENGFFFTEMYYCPHHPESSNCLCRKPGSMMVEKAVAKYNIDVTKSFMIGDKERDVVCANGAGVKGYLIDANQDFSHIVEQEMSCSIS; translated from the coding sequence ATGGTTTTGAACAAGGCCGCATTTTTTGACAGGGACGGAGTTTTAAATTTTGAAGTTGGAGATTATATTCAACGTTTTGAGGATTTTAAGTTGCTTCCTTATCTGTTTTCGAACCTGAAAAAATTACACGATAATGGTTACTTACTTTTTGTAATTACTAACCAGGGTGGCATAGCAAAAAAGCTATATAACAGGACTGAATTAGAAAAAATGCATTTGTTTTTGCAAGAACAAGCCAAAGAAAACGGCTTCTTTTTTACTGAAATGTATTACTGTCCACATCATCCTGAAAGTAGTAATTGCCTATGTAGAAAACCAGGAAGTATGATGGTTGAAAAGGCTGTTGCTAAATACAATATTGATGTAACAAAAAGTTTTATGATTGGTGACAAGGAACGCGATGTTGTTTGTGCAAATGGGGCGGGGGTAAAGGGCTATTTAATTGATGCAAATCAAGATTTTAGCCATATTGTTGAACAAGAAATGAGCTGCAGTATTAGCTAA